Genomic segment of Heliangelus exortis chromosome 7, bHelExo1.hap1, whole genome shotgun sequence:
CTGGAGCGACTATTGATGTCATAGCCATATCCTCTCTTCCAGTATTGCTTCAGGTCATTCAGGTATTCCAGCACCTAAAGTTAGAATTCACAAGTTTTTATTATGGctcagagggaaaataaaaatcccacaGCTTGGAGCAATGATGCTACCACAAACTGCAGAAATTCAGCaactgacacacacacaaaaaacagaATGGCAAGGGTATAGAGGAAGTAGAAGGCCTCACTTGCTGTCCTCTAAAATAAAGGTATTTTATCTTATTATCAGCAAAACAAAGCTGTCCAGAACATTTCAGAtattagagaaataaaagcactaCATGAATTAaggacaagagggaaaaaaaatataaaactcaATTCATTTAAGGAGAAATGAAGACTGCTCAAGCCATTTCAGTCTGAATGAAGAAGGGTatttcagttttgctgcttGATTAATCCAGAGCTCTTTGGAGATCAAAGAAGTGCTTCATTAGTTTGAAGAATGAGGGGCTGGTAACTTAGAACTTTTGACTCCAAGGAGCTGTATCTGAACACTAAGGCACCTTTTGAAGGTTTCTCAAATATCTCTTCCATTTAGCACCTACCTTGGCATCTTCTTCAGTGAAAAGCAAACACCATGGAGAGGTCACATTTTTTATAGCCAACTCATAGGAGCAGGTGAGAAAAGCCACTTGAACAAGATCTGCAGTAAATCAAATGAAGAAGCAAAAGATAAAACACTGCTACACAAGTAGCAACTTCCTCACAATTTCCATCTAAAATGTACTTAAAATTTAGCAATGCAAACAATGTAATAACACAAATAATCCCCCGCCCAAAGGCCAACCACCAAACCCAAGCTCTTCAACAGAATTTACTCACAATCTACATTTTTGACTGCAAGCTTTTCACATCACATTGCTACAAGGGGAAAACAGGAGCATTTCACATCAAGTGCTGCATGTCTGTTGATGTCAACCACATAGTGCATCCTCATCATCACAAAAGAACCAACTCAAGGAAGCTGTGTCTGTTGGACATGGTCCTGCCTTTGACTACCACTACTCTACTTTGGTGTTAGTAGCTGACTTCAGCATTGTGGCTTTAGGGACATGATGGAAATTACAGCAACACCTATGAGGGGTAGACCTCCCCCAGCATTTGACCACACAGGGAAACCTGGCACTTCTATTCTGGGCATGGCAAGTTACCACATAGCTACACCAGTCCACCTGCTCCTGAGGTTGTGGTAACAGGTTTTACAAATGCTACATCTGCTCGACAAGGCAGAATTAAAAGAGTAACATGCTCACATCCCTCCAAACACAGGTTAAATTGAGTTCATCTGtaggaaatatattttcaggCATCCTTCTCTACTGACCACTGACAAATGATCATTCATTACTGCAATACAAATACACATTTGCAGCCTTATGTACTTCATTAGCGACCGTGTCTCCAATTTACAGCATGTTTTAAATTATGCATTCTGCAAAACTACACGGCATCTCAGAAGTCGTTGCCAGCCAGACATGGAGCCAAAGTCAATAGTAAAAGACATTCATTACCTGCATTCAACTCCTCCACCGGCAAACACAGGGCACTCGCTACTTTCTCCAAGACCTTCTTCATCTCCGGCCCCTCTTTGAAGGCATTCACCTGGCACATCGCCGCCTCGTTCTCTTCCACCAAGGCTACAAACTTGGCGCAGTGATCGAAAAATCGCATCAAGGAATCGTTAACCTCAACTTCGACTTCTGAAAACAAACGCGGGCCTCAGGGACTCAGCCCAGGGAACCGTCCCCGTCCCCAGCAGTACCAGGGCCCGGCCACACAGACACCCACCCGGGGACAGCCCCCTCGCCGGGACGGTGTCTCTTTAGAGGGCGATGTGGGGTGCAGGGCCCCCCTCAGACTTGGGAGACACAGGCCTCATGGCCTCCTTCGGTCCGGGGCAGCGCAAGGCTCCCTCAGCCGCTCAGGGAGTGCTGGGGGTCCCTCAGGGAAGGAGTAGAGTTCTCTCAGCCCCTTGGAGAGGTGGCAGGGGCCCCTCAGGGAGGGAGCGAGGGTTCCTCAGCCCCTCAGGGAGCGCCCGGGGTCCCTCGGAGAAGGAGAAGGGCGGGTCTGGGCTTACCGTCGCCACCAAGGCTGAGGGAAGGCCCGAGCCCGCGTCGGAAGGCCGCACCGCTCTGCAGGCAGCGGTGCTTGGAGCTGCTGGCCAGCGACAGGCGGCGGCGAGCGGCGAAGAGGGCGGGGAAGCGGGCGGCCAACCTCCGGGCCAGGTGCTCCATGTCCCGCCGGCCTTGCGGCGCCAGCCGCCCGTCGAGGCTCTCCTCATACCACATCTGCCAGGAGGCCAGCCCGGCCGAAGCGGGGCAGTCGGCGGCGGGCCGGCGGAGGAGGCGGGCGTGCAGCTGGCCCAGGCGGCGGATCTGCCCGGTCGTGGGGTAGCGGGTGCCGTGGCGGAGCACGGCGCGGAGCTGCAGCGGCGCGCAGGCTGCGGGCAGTCGCGAAGCGGCCGCGGAGGGACCCAGGGAGAGCGGGTCCTCCATCAGGTGCGGGTTCACCTCCTCGTAGCGAGACTTGGTGCCAAAGTAGCCGCTCAACCCCGCGCTCGCCAACGCCagcagcggcggcagcagcagcagaacgCGGGCGGCGGACGGGAGCGCCGCAGCGTTCGTCCAGCGGGGCGGCATGGCGGCAACTGCCAGGCTCCCGCAGGAAGGGGCGGAGCGGATCCGCCTTCTGTCGCCTGCCCCTCGCCTCGGGAGCCGCGCCCCGACCCGGGAGGCTGGCAGCCAGGCGAGGGAGCTGACGTGGGGACGTACGAGAAAATCCGCTTTTCAACCAATTTACGGCTCCTCATTATACTCAAGTCCATGATTCCCTCCTTGTGCCTACTTGGGAATAGCGGAGCAGCCCCCCCTGAGGCGGGGGAGGTGTCGACTCCTTCAGGCCAGAGCAGCCTCCCTCAGCTTGGATCTCACCTCAGGACTCACCcaagtgtggggaaaaaaaatacctttttgaTTTATCTGTGGCTCCTCTCAACACTAATTCCCCCGATTCCCTGCCTCAGGAGGGCACCTGCCAGACGAGGGGCAGCCCCGGGTGGGGTGGCAGCTCCCCTCAAACCAGTCTACCTACCCTGCAGGCTGTACccatgtggggaaaaaaaatggcttttggACCCATTTCTGGCCCCTTGCAATGCTAAAACATCGAATCTTATTCCCCCCTTGCTCCTGCTCAGCGAGGCTTGGCATCAAACATGGGCTGCGTTGCCCTTCTCCCCAGTGGCCCACGCACTGTGCAAGCAAAGCCATGGAGGggtttttcagctctttttgtCTGTGGAATTCTACTCAAAGCACTGAGATGAGAGAGGGCTGTAGAACACTGCTGCCAGGGGTGGCACCGGGGGCAACAAGGGTGCTGTGGGACTTTCTTTTAACATGGCTTATGGGTTCACAGCAGGAGTGGGTTCAGGTGGAAATACGTGGCTGTGGAAAAGTGAAACAAGTGGGAATGTGATGTTAGCAGCCTGGGGTGCATCCAGCCACTGGAGCAGTGAGCAGAGAGCCATCCTAACCAGTTATAATCCTCACTGCTGATATCACTGGTAGCACAACATGATGGCATTGTAATGACCTATCTAGAAAAGCTTGGAAGGgcttagaaaagcaaaaaataaaaagaggcaTCCTGTGGAAAAGCCTGAGCACACCAGTTATGAAACAGCTTTGGCAACAGTGCAAGCAGAACATCCCCCAGTGCTGTAAGTACAACATCTCCAGTGCTGATGAGACAGCTTTCAAAAAATTCCACAGTACTAAATAGGTATCAGCTTGCAGCCAAGGAAACTGAGCTATTTGCAGCAGAATAAAGGCTTGAGGTTAACAAAAACATCCTAGGTCTCAAGAAAAGGGCTTATCTTTTGGC
This window contains:
- the MINPP1 gene encoding multiple inositol polyphosphate phosphatase 1, coding for MPPRWTNAAALPSAARVLLLLPPLLALASAGLSGYFGTKSRYEEVNPHLMEDPLSLGPSAAASRLPAACAPLQLRAVLRHGTRYPTTGQIRRLGQLHARLLRRPAADCPASAGLASWQMWYEESLDGRLAPQGRRDMEHLARRLAARFPALFAARRRLSLASSSKHRCLQSGAAFRRGLGPSLSLGGDEVEVEVNDSLMRFFDHCAKFVALVEENEAAMCQVNAFKEGPEMKKVLEKVASALCLPVEELNADLVQVAFLTCSYELAIKNVTSPWCLLFTEEDAKVLEYLNDLKQYWKRGYGYDINSRSSCILFQDIFQQLDKAVEESKSSKPISSPLIVQVGHAETLQPLLALMGFFKDEEPLRANNYVRQMHRKFRSGRIVPYAANLVFVLYHCDQVKTSKEEYQVQMLLNEKMLVFHHSNETISTYMDLKDYYKDILENCHFKEECELPKANITSVDEL